In the genome of Nitratireductor sp. GISD-1A_MAKvit, the window CGGCTGGTGCTTGCCATTGACCCCGCCCATGGTCGCCGTGCGCTTGATTATGAAAAGGCCATGCGAGCGCGCAACAGGCTGCTTTCGGACGGCTCGCACGACCAGGCGTGGTTCGATGCGATTGAAACACAGATGGCCGAAACCGGGGTCGCAATCGCAGCAGCGCGCGCCGAAATGGTGCGATTGCTGGCGGCAATGAACGAGCGCCTGCCAGGCGACGGCCCCTTCCCCAATGCCCGGATTTCGCTGGAAGGTCTGATCGACAGCGAAATGTCTCGAAGTGCTGCCGTGGATGTCGAGGAGATGTTCCGCCGTCTTCTGCGAGACCAAAGACCGCGCGACCGCGCCGCGGGACGAACGCTTGAAGGTCCACACCGCAGCGAACTCGTCGTGCGGCATATCCCGAAAAACATGCCGGCGGCACGATGCTCCACGGGAGAGCAGAAGGCGCTGCTTGTCGGCTTGATCCTCGCCCACGCCCGGCTCACCGGCGAGCTCTCCGGCAGCGCACCCATATTGCTGCTGGATGAGATATCGGCACATTTCGATCCTGACCGGCGAGCGGCACTTTTCTCGATTCTCGAAGACCTGAACTGTCAGGCATTCATGACAGGTACGGAGGCCGGTCTTTTTTCCGCGCTTGACGGGCGTGCGCGTTTTTTCTCCGTCTCCGGCGGGACGATGAAAGAACGCTCCTGACATGCACCGCCCGTTGAAATAAGGTCGCGACATGACCCAGCAGCCATCCGCCGCATCGCTCTCTGAGACCGAACTTGAACGCTATGCGCGCCATATCGTGCTGCCCGAAATCGGCGGCGCGGGCCAACAGAAGCTCAAGCGGGCGCGCGTTCTGGTGATTGGTGCAGGCGGCCTTGGTGCACCGGTTCTCAGCTATCTGGCGGGTGCAGGCATCGGCACTCTGGGTGTCATCGATGACGACACGGTGTCGCTCTCCAACCTGCAACGCCAGGTGATCCATGATACGGGCAATGTCGGCATGGAGAAAGTGGAGAGCGCAAAGGCCAGCATTGCACGCATCAACCCGCATGTGTCGGTGGAAACGCATGTGAAGCGGCTCGACGCAGACAACGCCGCCGGGATCATTTCAGCCTATGACATCGTGGTGGACGGATCGGACAATTTCGCCACGCGGTATCTTCTGGCCGACACTTGTGAAGCCGTCAAACGTCCGCTCGTAACGGCGGCTGTCGGACGCTTCGACGGGTCACTGACCGTGCTCACCCCATTTGAGCGGGACGGCGACGGAAACCCGCTGCCGGGTTATCGCGACCTCTTTCCCGAACCACCACCAGCGGGGCTCGTGCCCAGCTGCGCAGAGGCGGGGATTGTCGGTGCATTGACGGGTGTGATGGGAACGCTGGAGGCGATGGAGGTGATCAAGCTGATCACCGGGGCGGGTGAACCGCTGACCGGTCGCCTGCTGCTTTACGATGCGCTTGCAGCCCGTTTTGAAACCGTGAAATACCGGCGGCGCGCGGGCTGAGACTACCGCTTATCGGTTGCACTTAGGCCCCGCGTGGTTCGACAGGCTCACCATGAGGGATGGCGCAGGCTGCAATAGGGGCGATGTAGACCTCAAGGAACACCGGAGGCGACCCTAAA includes:
- the recF gene encoding DNA replication/repair protein RecF, yielding MAEQAPDRNAIAQVHITRLNLTDFRNYHALSLDLTPGAIVLTGENGAGKTNLLEAISLLSPGRGLRRATLGDIAREGSETGFAIHARLEGPFGECEIGTGTTGMHSGPDGAGRRLRINGEAARSADAMLEWVRVLWLTPAMDTLFTGSGSDRRRFLDRLVLAIDPAHGRRALDYEKAMRARNRLLSDGSHDQAWFDAIETQMAETGVAIAAARAEMVRLLAAMNERLPGDGPFPNARISLEGLIDSEMSRSAAVDVEEMFRRLLRDQRPRDRAAGRTLEGPHRSELVVRHIPKNMPAARCSTGEQKALLVGLILAHARLTGELSGSAPILLLDEISAHFDPDRRAALFSILEDLNCQAFMTGTEAGLFSALDGRARFFSVSGGTMKERS
- a CDS encoding molybdopterin-synthase adenylyltransferase MoeB; translation: MTQQPSAASLSETELERYARHIVLPEIGGAGQQKLKRARVLVIGAGGLGAPVLSYLAGAGIGTLGVIDDDTVSLSNLQRQVIHDTGNVGMEKVESAKASIARINPHVSVETHVKRLDADNAAGIISAYDIVVDGSDNFATRYLLADTCEAVKRPLVTAAVGRFDGSLTVLTPFERDGDGNPLPGYRDLFPEPPPAGLVPSCAEAGIVGALTGVMGTLEAMEVIKLITGAGEPLTGRLLLYDALAARFETVKYRRRAG